The proteins below are encoded in one region of Hordeum vulgare subsp. vulgare chromosome 3H, MorexV3_pseudomolecules_assembly, whole genome shotgun sequence:
- the LOC123440674 gene encoding uncharacterized protein LOC123440674, which yields MEAQDDCGKWRQIPAFGDWNMWEEMPVTQYFEPAATFFFTAQAGEDDVDLFKVPHFAANPYTYKKCVVRVKKGEENEKPNANANAGAVPGRRKKGGRKQQHHHQQGKKEQQQQQQRRKKPKAKTAAAAAAVDEDLYKISPNVICKVQKKKLLRNLLGGCLGLNCIA from the exons ATGGAG GCGCAGGATGACTGCGGAAAGTGGCGCCAAATCCCGGCGTTCGGCGACTGGAACATGTGGGAAGAGATGCCCGTGACCCAGTACTTCGAGCCGGCAGCCACCTTCTTCTTCACGGCGCAGGCAGGGGAGGACGACGTCGACCTCTTCAAGGTGCCCCACTTCGCCGCCAACCCCTACACCTACAAGAAG TGCGTCGTTCGAgtgaagaagggggaggagaacgAGAAGCCGAACGCCAACGCGAACGCCGGTGCTGTgcccgggaggaggaagaaaggcgGCAggaagcagcagcaccaccaccagcaagggaagaaggagcagcagcagcagcagcagaggaggaagaagcccaaggccaagacggcggcggcggcggcggcggtggacgaggaCCTCTACAAGATCTCCCCCAACGTCATCTGCAAGGTGCAGAAG AAGAAATTGCTGAGGAACTTGCTGGGAGGGTGCCTCGGCCTCAACTGCATCGCCTGA